Within Metabacillus sp. KUDC1714, the genomic segment AAGCATTTATATTTACAAACTTATATACATGGAGCAATATAAAAATAGACTAATATAAAGAGGTAAACAAATGTTTATAATTGAGGATTTAATTTATAAAGACATCTTATTTATAGACCGGATGGAAATCCCATCCAATAAGATTACTTGCCTTGTTGGTGAAAGTGGAGCGGGTAAATCAACATTATTAAAAATGTTAAATATCATGTTATCACCAGATGAAGGGGAAATTTATTTTAAGGATAAAAATTTAAAAGTTGTTGATCCAATCCTACATAGAAGAAAAGTTGTCATGCTAGCACAGCAACCTACCATTTTTGAAGGAACAATTCGCGATAATTTAAACATAGGGTTGAACTTTTCCGAGAAAAAGCTAAAAGAGGATGATGAATTGAACAAAGCCTTAGAAATTGTTCATTTAAATAAAGGATTAAATGAAGATGCTTACACTTTATCAGGTGGAGAAAAACAACGACTTGCTTTAGCAAGAGTGTATCTGATGGAACCAGAAGTATATCTGTTAGATGAACCAACAGCAGCTCTTGATGAAGACACTGAATCTGTAGTAATGGACAGCTTTATTACGCAGGTTAAGCTGAAAGGCCAATCGGTTATTATGATCACACATTCACAAAAAATCGCAACAAAATATGGAGAAAAGATAATAACACTAGAGAAAAGAGCAGGGGAAAGAGGATGAATAATGTTATAAGAGATATTGAATTTTGGCGATTAGTTGCCGGATACATCTTCATTTTATTACTAATCGTATTTGTAAAATGGCGTGGCCTAAAACGTGAAAAACGAATTATCATCTCCACAGCAAGAATGACGATTCAATTGATTTTAGTAGGATATATTCTTACATATATATTTAAACAACCAAATCCTTTTCTTATTACATTAATCGTTTTATTAATGCTTTTTTTTGCTGTCTATAATACATATAAACAAGTAGCATTACCAATTAACAAAAAACTAAAGAAAATTATTGCTATTTCCATGATATCTGGTTCATTGGTTACACTCATTTACTTTAATTTTGTTGTTATCCATTTTCAACCTTGGTATGAGCCACAGTATCTAATACCAATTGCAGGGATGATTATTGGCAATTCTATGACAGGAATTACTCTAGGTGTTAAGAACTTAGTTGAAGGGATCCAAAGAGAAAAACAGCTAATAGAAGGTGCTTTAATGCTAGGTGCAAAACCAGAGGCAGCAACAAAGACAGTTGTGAATTCTGCATTCGATTCAGCCATATTACCAACTATAAATAATTTAGTGGGTATGGGAATTGTTTTTTTACCTGGTATGATGACTGGGCAAATATTAGCAGGGATTAGTCCTTTAATTGCAATTGAATATCAAATTGCGGTTCTTTTAGGAATTACCGGTAGCGTTGCGTTAACAGTGATGATCTTTACGCATTTCGGGTATAGGACGTTTTTTAATGAAAAGGCACAGTTTATGGATTAATAATAAAATCCTCTCAGGAAATTTTTATTAATTACATCCTTACTCTGTTATAGTAAAAGTAAGGATGTTCAATAAGGTTTTGTTAAAGAGAAGACGAGCAAGTAAACTAATAATAGATATAACAGAAAAATAGGATAAAATGCTAAATTAGATTTTACCTGACAACAAAAGGACGTGTTTAACTATGATTACTGAGAAAAAAGTCACCCTTTATTTTGTGAGACATGGGGAAACTCAATATAATGTTGAAAAGCGAATGCAAGGTTTTTGTGATTCTCCGCTTACTGAAAAAGGTATTTCACAAGCAAAATCAGTTGGAAAAGGTTTATCAGATATCAACTTTAAAGCTGCTTACTCTAGTGACAGTCAGAGAGTTATTGATACAGCCAAATATGCTATTGGAGAACGGGATATTCCGTTAACTATTGATAAACGACTCAAAGAAATGAATTTTGGTGTTTTGGAAGCGTTAGTAGAAGAGGAAATTCCAGCTTTATACGGCAATGTACTTGAAACTTTATTCAGCTTAGATTTAGATGCTTGTGCTCCAGAAGGCGAGACTTATGCACAACTTTTTGCAAGAACTGAAAATGCAATTGATGAAATAGTTAAAATGCATGCTTCCGAGGGAGGAAATATACTCATCTTTTCTCATGGAGTAACAATTGGCAATTATATCGTACAAATAACAAAAAGCAGCGAATTTGCGGTACATGAAAATTGCAGTGTTTCTGTTGTCAGATACATGAATGGTCAGCCTCAAATTGAAATTATTGCTGATACTTCTTTTAGAGAAAAAGGTGGTCAGTGCTTAACTAATGGTTAAGTCAGTTTCTTAGTAGTTTACATGATATAAAAGGAGAGAGGGTTACAGCATGAGGAGTGCGATTGTTCATTAAGAGCAGTCGTTTTTTTATTAAAATAATGTTTAGTAGAAGAATAGGGATATAAATATAAATTATTTTATTTGATTTAAATTTTGAAGGATTAAGGAGTGGTTGCCATTGGCTAATAAATTTTGTCCTATATGTGATGAAGAAAACGGGTGTATGGTAGGTGCTAGAGAAGACGGTAACTGCTGGTGTAACCTAGAAAAATTTCCAAATGAAATCTTTGAATTGGTTCCTATGGAAAGTAAAAGAAAACATTGTATATGTAAAAAATGTTTAAATAAATTTAAAGAAGAGCAGAAAATGAACAAAAATTAGGAGAGAACTCTACAAGGATCATAGTAATATACCTCCTGACTGCCTGGATGTAGGACATATCCTCAACAATTAATTCATCGAGATAGGCTAACTTAAACAAAAAGGAGCAATTTTAGAAAATATAGTAACAATGATCAATCTTTTGGTGCAGTAAACCAATTTGATACTGAGTTCCAGCTTAACAAAATATATTGCTATAAATGGCATTGTCGCAACCTTTTTAAGAAATTATATTTTATTTCAAAATCAAAATTAAGGGATAAAGGAGAATGATTCTAATTTGGAATCAATCATTTTACCATTTTGTTAAGGGTTATCAATTAGACGTGTAAAGAAATAAAAAATGATATTGATTGAAGGGATACCAATTAGTTTATTGTCGATGGTATCCTTTTTTACTTTTGTATTTTGTGTTTTTAATGTTGCTATAACTAAATGAACAAAAAATTATTTTATGTTGATTAGAGGGTAAATGGGAACTCCTTTATTGAGGGAGTTTAGTTGAAGAAAGAGCAACAGACAATTCTGTGAATATAAAGAATGAATATTATTTATTTAGAGTAGAAAGTGAACATTCAATAAAGGGAGAAACCTGTAATTGTCTATATATCTCTTTTGTATTTGCAGTACAAAGATAATACTTAAAATGACGTCTAAATAGAGCTGGATCCCAAACGGACGAATTTCGGGTTTTCCACTTTCTACAGTTGCTAAAAATCCGTTTCTTGTCATAAAGGCACCTAGTCTAGGGTGTGTTAAAACATGACCCTCCTTATAGTTGCATATCCTTATGACTTTAATTTTCCTTTATCTACAATATCCTTTACAACATCTTCAATCGTAACATTTTCAAGAGCCTTCTCTAGTGCAGTTTGAGCAATCGAAAAATGTATACTAATTGAATCTTGAATATTTCGCCCAACCGGACAATCTGGGTTTGGGTTTTCATGTATGCTAAATAGTTCTTTTTCCTTTACAACATCAACTGCCTTATAAACGTCCAGTAATGTAATATCAGATAAATCTTTAGCTAGTTCCGCCCCTGCAATACCAGGACGTACATTTACCAATCCTGCTTTTTTAAGCATTCCCATAATCTTTCTAATTACGGCTGGATTCGTGTTTACACTCCCCGCTAAAAATTCAGATGTGCTTACTCCAGTTTTATTTATTTCAATAAGAGATAATATATGAATTCCAACAGCAAAACGACTACTTACAGACATTTATTCAACCTCCTTATTAAAAGACTATCGTGTAATTAATTTGATTACAAGTTTATTATATATTAAAAGAGGCTTTTTTAAAAGTTGTTGACAAATCGTTTACATGTAACTACAATAGATACATGTAATAATATTAGTTACATTTAAAAGATTGGAGGAATATACAATGAAATTATTAGTTACAGGAGCAACGGGGAAATTAGGTTCGAAAGTTGTAGAAGCTTTATTAAAAACTCTAGCAGCAGAACAACTGGCTGTAAGTGTTCGCAACCCTGAGAAAGCGGAAGGATTAAGGGCTCGTGGTGTGGATGTTCGTCTGGGAGATTTTGACCGTCCAGAAACATTGGATACTGCTTTTGCAGGTATCGACCGCTTATTAATAATTTCTGCCGATGGGGACAATAAAACAAGAATTCGTCAACATGCCAATGCTGTTGGAGCAGCTGAACGTGCGGGAGTTAAATTTATTGCTTATACAAGTTTAGCAAATGCAACAGAAAGCACAAATATAATGGCCCCTCCTCATGTTGCAACAGAAGCAGCAATAGTTAAAACAGGAATTCCATATTCGTTTTTGCGTAACAATTGGTACTTGGAAAACGAAATTGGTAGCATTCAAGGTGCAATAGCAGGTGCACCATGGGTAACATCTGCCGGAGTAGGTAAAGTAGGATGGGCACTACAACAAGATTACGCGGAAGCTGCAGCAGCAGTTCTTACAGGTAAAGGGCATGAAAATACGGTGTATGAACTTTCTGGTCCTCTTTTAACTCAAGAAGAATTAGTATTTGTTCTTGGTGTTGTATTGGGTAAAGAAATACCTGTACAACAAGTCGATGATGAGAAATATGCCGAAATCATGAAAGGTTTAGGTTTACCTGATTTTGTGATTCCGATTGTAGTTGGTATTCAAGAGAGCATTCGAAACCGATCATTAGAAGTTGAAAGAAATGATTTCGAGAAAATTCTCGGTCGTCCTGTTACGCCGATTAGCGAAGCATTAACCCAAATTCTTAACGGAATTTCTTAAATAAAATTAGCTCAATTAAAAACCGTCCTTTTCGGGAATTTAACAAGGAACAGAATTTCCACAATGAAGAAACTAACTCGCCAATATACTGGCGAGTTTTGTTTTTATGACAAAACATTTGTAATTCCGTCTTAAAATATTAGAGATAGCATCTCAGAAAGGACTCTTTACCAAAAAGATAATTATTCCGGGGTTTTCATTCATATGCCCTGAGCCAATTGTACGTTTTATATAAAAACTTTTACCTGTGATAAAGTCAGTCACTTTGGCTGTTTTGCCAATCAATATGGAAAAAGAAAAATGTTGGATTGTCCGTAATTACGGTATTCATAACTATTCTTACGCCTATACTATTTTTACCTTTTAGCATAGGGAGAACAAAGGGAAATGAGTTTGAACATTTAATATCAAAAACTTTACAAGCTGATATGTTTGCTATTTTATGTTTATTAAGATTCTCCTTAATAATTTTTTGGTTGGTATTTTTTATAATAACATTCAAAAATCCATTAAAAATAAACAATTATTAATTACGAATAAATACTTACATTGAGTTTTCCCTATATTTGGACTTACATCAAACTCTAATATCCTTTTTTTAGAAGAGGAAAGCAAGGGAACTAGAGTACATTTAATAATAGTATTTTACTAGTGTCTAGCGTTTCTGTTTTAAGCAGATACGCTTTTTTACTAACGATACAAAATAGGAATAAGACAATCTTTTTTTATCATATCTTTAGGAAAAACACTAAGGGTGTGACATTTTTGAGTGTAAAAAAACAAAATCAAGTTGTTTTCTACATAATTAAAGGTTCAACAATAAAAAAATTTTTAATTCTCGATTGTATTACTGGTACAAGTCTTTATTATGCAATAAAAATAATTTCATCAAGTATATTAATTGGAATTGTTGGAAGTATTGTTGGAACCGAAGGCATTAAAAGGGCCTCATGGTTTTGTGATAAAAGATTAAAAATACATAATGTAGTATAACTCTTTTCAGTTAACTGGAAGTATTTTTTTTCAGTAATATAAATATTAGAATCTTAAACTATGTATTTAAGTTAACAGGTGCATTACTTACTTCAAGAAGGGGTAATATTAGATTGAAATAAGTTAGCGTCTACAAAAAGTACTCAGCAATTCAATTATGAGGGATCAAACTAGATTGAGTGTTGTTTCTAAAAACACTTTTAATTAAGTAATTGGTTGATGTAAAGTGATAATTTAATTACGGTATAAATTTGTATCGCACTTTTTTATTGAATTAATGAGGGCGTATCTACTATAAGTAGATACGCTATTTCATAAATAAAGCAGCATTATTTAACAATTTCGTTCAATAAATAAGAAATAAAACATTTATTTCATTTGAATAATTTTTATCCATCTTAATTTAAGATAATACTTTCTTTCTTATTATTAATTCTGCAAAAAGTAGGTTAATAATCCAACATAACCAGACTGCTACCATGTAGGAATTTTCATAGGGGAAATTCAGAAGATTATGTGTAATGGCGACAATTATATAAATCGTCATATTTGCAAGTGAAAGAAAGAAACTTCTAATCATCCATTGGCTATGTAAAATCATCTTTCGTCTCTTGATATACAGATAACTAAGGATGGTAGTTACAAGCCATAATGTATTTAAAATAAGAAAACCTATTGTACTAAACCATCCCCCTGTTGCAAAGAGAGAGACGTAAACCCCAGGAATGAAATTTAATACGATTGATAGGACATATATACGGCCATTCCAACGGTGAAAGTTAATAGATTTTACTCGAATTGCTTTAATAAAACCTAGGGAACCAGTTATAAGAGAAACAATGGCCAGTGAGATATGAATACGAATCATAAACACCCATAGGGATTCATTCGTTAGAATTTGATCCTTTCTAGAAATAAACGTTTCAAAAGCTGGATCTACCAAAAAATTCTTTGAAAATGTATGAAATACCCACATGATAGATATGAACACTATGGATATTTTAATAATCTTTTTCATGACATCTTTCCTTCGTTAATTTTTATAAAAATAAATACCGACTATTCATAATAAAGGCAGTAACTACCATTAAAATAAATATTATCCACCAATACCATTTTAACTTTGACATGTTGTCTAATAAAGTTTTTTCTGGGCTTCTGCACAATAATGGATTAATATTTTTAAAAAGGAGCGGCTTGTAGTGAACTTTTTCACATTTACAAAAACTGAATACATGGAAATAGAATGAAGCCAAAACAAAGTTGACCTTGCACATATACTAAAAATTCTATAGAAAACTCAACCCGCAAGCTCAACAGAAGCATATCTCTATAAAAGAAGACTGTTTTGCAGTTCCCATTGCCCCCAAATAAAGTGCATTTCTTCAATTAGAGGCAAGGAACAATGAAGAAGCATCCGATAATAGCTTCCTTACCTTAATCAAAAGCGACTCTTCAATAAGGAAGGATCGCTTTTTTCTACAACTATCGGAGTATTTAGAAGGAAAATTGGTAACATGAAAGATATTATAAGGATATCAAAAGGAGATTAATTATGGATATTAGGAAACTTAACGTAGGTGAAAAACCTCCAATTGAATTGTTATTATTAGCTGACCCGTCTCAAGATATTGTCGAGGAATATGTCAATAGGGGAGAGTGTTTTGTTGCTGAAAGTGAAATGCAAATTGTTGGAGTATATGTATTACTTCCAACAAGACCTGAGACCGTGGAGTTAGTGAATGTCGCAGTAACAAAAGAGAAACAAGGTAGAGGTATAGGTAAACAATTAGTGTTAGATGCAATACAGGTATCTAGGTCAAAAGGCTATAAAACAATTGAAATTGGTACTGGAAATTCAGGTGTAGGTCAACTAGCTCTTTATCAAAAATGTGGCTTTAGAATTATTGGAGTAGATATGGACTTTTTTATTAAGCATTACCCAGAACCAATTTTTGAGAACGGTATTCAGTGCAGAGATATGATACGCTTATCTCAGGATTTATAGCAAAACAAGAATAATCAATTGTTGTGGTAGAATATGTGGTCTATAAAGGAAATCAATTATCGTTAATAGGTTTGTCTTTCACTGATATCCGACTCTAATGAGTAGTTTTTTTATTTGTATTTTCCCTTAAAGGCTCTACGACAATGAATTGATATAAATAATTAAGAAGTGCAACAAATAAACTTAGATAAAAGAGATGTTTTCTTTTCATTCTAACCATTTTATAAATTTTAAATTTTTCTGCAAGAGTTGTTATAGGATAAGCAAATAAAAAATCAGCAAAAACATTAGTAATTATATAAAGCCATACTCTTTTATAAGTTAATTTAAATACCCATAAATTTATTGTGAAAAAAAGTCCAAACACAAATGTTATATCTGTAGATAAGCCTGGGAATATTGGTTTTTTTACTTTCCACCATTTACGGCTTTTGGACAATTCGCTTATTAAAGATATTACCAATGAACTAAAAGTAGCCGTAGGTAAAAATCTTCGGAATGCCTCACCTCCAAATAATGAAAAGGTAAACCATGGAGCTAAAAGTAAGACAAGCATATTCCAATTTTTCATATAATAGTGCCTCCGAGAATGATGATTATAAAATACTACTTTTTATTATGGTATAAAATGCATTAATTATACTCAAATAGATAGTTACTTAATATAAGTTACCTTCACATTTAATTAAGAAAAAGTGAAATTAACTTAGCCCAGCTGTAGCATTTTGTGATAAGTCTTCAAAAATACAAAAATTGGTAGATGAAACGAGTTGAGTTGACTCGTGCTAAAAGCAGTGTGATTTCTTATTCAGAAACACACTGCTTTTATATTTGCTTTTTGCTATGCAAGTACCTCAAAAGAGAGCGGAATACTAGTAGCGGGTTCTTTAGTTGAATTAGGAAACGAGTTCTATAAGAAAGGAACTCGCCAGTACTACGGGGACTTCTGCCTATTTATATACCAATAACGATGTCAAATCGTCTTATGTAGCGGAATTAAAAAATCTTGACTTAGAGTAAACTCTAAGTATTATTCTTTTTTTATGTCACAAATTAAAAAAGAAAGAAGAAATAGTCAAACCAGATTTAATGGAGGCGGTTATATTGACATATTCTATTGGGGAATTTTCTAAAATTGTTGGGTTAAGCGAACATACATTGAGGTTTTATGAAAAAGAAGGGTTAATCAAAGTAAACAGAGACGATAACAATGTCAGAATTTACTCGGATGAAAATAAATTATGGATTGAATCATTGCTCCACCTAAAAAATACCGGGATGTCACTAAAAGACATGAAGCAATTTGCTATGTGGGGGCATATTGGGGATGAAACAATGGAAGAAAGGTTAGCTCTACTTAAAAATCATCGCAAAAAAGTAGTGGAAGAATTGGAGAAGATTCGTCAAAGTTTAAAGCATCTAGATACTAAAATAAATGTTTATGAAAATAATAAATTAGGAAACTGTTTCTTTGGAAATTAAGCAGCCGGTTGTATTTCATTTACATCTTTTTTTAAAACCTTATATAGACAGTTTTGTAAATCGTGTTTTATAAACAAGATAAAAAAACACTTGCTTTAGAGTACACTCTAGGGTTTAACCTATTCTTGCACCATTTAAATATATGAAGGTTGATGAGCCTTTACTAGAATACTATTCAGAAAGAGGTTATAAAATGAGCGGAAAATATAGCAACTTATTTAAATCTTTTACATTTAAAAACGGAATAACCCTTAATAATAGAGTAGTTATGGCGCCAATGACAACTTGGTCCAGTAATGATGATCACGGTTTCAGATGATGAATTATCCTATTACAAAAAAAGAGTAAACGGAGTAGGACTTGTTATTACAGGTTGTACACATGTTACTCCAAACGGGATCGGTTTTACAAATGAATTTGCAGCTTATGGTGATGAATTTCTGCCAGGATTACGCAAATTAGCTGATGCCGCGAAAAGTGGCGGAGCTCCTGCTATCCTTCAAATTTTCCATGCAGGTAACAAAGCACTCCCGGACTTGACACCAAATAGTGAGGTTGTTAGTTCCAGCGCTTTAGAGACTGAAGCAACTGGATTTGCCCCATCAGTTTTACCTAGAGAACTTTTACACGAGGAAATTTTAGATATCATCCATGCATTTGGAGAAACAACAAGAAGAGCAATTGAAGCAGGTTTTGACGGCGTTGAACTTCATGGTGCTCATGGGTTTTTAATGCAAAACTTCTTTTCTCCTTTCTTCAATAGACGAGAAGACCAATGGGGAGGAACTTTAGAAAATCGCATGCGTTTCCCACTGGCAATTGTTCAAGAAGTGAAAAAGGTGATTGAAAAGCATGCAACAAAACCGTTTATGTTAGGATACAGAATCTCTCCTGAAGAATCAGAAGAAGGAGGTTTGAGAATCACTGATACCTACGAATTAATTGAACGCCTGATTGAAGAAGATGTTACATATGTGCATGCTTCCTTGGTAAATGTACTTTCTTCAACACCAGTCGACAGTCAAAATGAAAAAACGTATCTTGAATTAATTGTTGACCATATACACGGCCGAGTTCCTGTACTGGCTGCTGGTTCTATGGTAACTCCGAATGATGTTGCAAAATCATTAGACAAGGGTCTTACCCTAGCTGCTATAGGCCACGCGTTAATCATGAATCCAGACTGGGTTAAAAAGGTTCAAA encodes:
- a CDS encoding Rrf2 family transcriptional regulator, with protein sequence MSVSSRFAVGIHILSLIEINKTGVSTSEFLAGSVNTNPAVIRKIMGMLKKAGLVNVRPGIAGAELAKDLSDITLLDVYKAVDVVKEKELFSIHENPNPDCPVGRNIQDSISIHFSIAQTALEKALENVTIEDVVKDIVDKGKLKS
- a CDS encoding cysteine-rich CWC family protein, which codes for MANKFCPICDEENGCMVGAREDGNCWCNLEKFPNEIFELVPMESKRKHCICKKCLNKFKEEQKMNKN
- a CDS encoding ABC transporter permease, whose protein sequence is MNNVIRDIEFWRLVAGYIFILLLIVFVKWRGLKREKRIIISTARMTIQLILVGYILTYIFKQPNPFLITLIVLLMLFFAVYNTYKQVALPINKKLKKIIAISMISGSLVTLIYFNFVVIHFQPWYEPQYLIPIAGMIIGNSMTGITLGVKNLVEGIQREKQLIEGALMLGAKPEAATKTVVNSAFDSAILPTINNLVGMGIVFLPGMMTGQILAGISPLIAIEYQIAVLLGITGSVALTVMIFTHFGYRTFFNEKAQFMD
- a CDS encoding MerR family transcriptional regulator gives rise to the protein MTYSIGEFSKIVGLSEHTLRFYEKEGLIKVNRDDNNVRIYSDENKLWIESLLHLKNTGMSLKDMKQFAMWGHIGDETMEERLALLKNHRKKVVEELEKIRQSLKHLDTKINVYENNKLGNCFFGN
- a CDS encoding DUF2306 domain-containing protein; its protein translation is MKKIIKISIVFISIMWVFHTFSKNFLVDPAFETFISRKDQILTNESLWVFMIRIHISLAIVSLITGSLGFIKAIRVKSINFHRWNGRIYVLSIVLNFIPGVYVSLFATGGWFSTIGFLILNTLWLVTTILSYLYIKRRKMILHSQWMIRSFFLSLANMTIYIIVAITHNLLNFPYENSYMVAVWLCWIINLLFAELIIRKKVLS
- a CDS encoding SDR family oxidoreductase, translated to MKLLVTGATGKLGSKVVEALLKTLAAEQLAVSVRNPEKAEGLRARGVDVRLGDFDRPETLDTAFAGIDRLLIISADGDNKTRIRQHANAVGAAERAGVKFIAYTSLANATESTNIMAPPHVATEAAIVKTGIPYSFLRNNWYLENEIGSIQGAIAGAPWVTSAGVGKVGWALQQDYAEAAAAVLTGKGHENTVYELSGPLLTQEELVFVLGVVLGKEIPVQQVDDEKYAEIMKGLGLPDFVIPIVVGIQESIRNRSLEVERNDFEKILGRPVTPISEALTQILNGIS
- a CDS encoding GNAT family N-acetyltransferase, translated to MDIRKLNVGEKPPIELLLLADPSQDIVEEYVNRGECFVAESEMQIVGVYVLLPTRPETVELVNVAVTKEKQGRGIGKQLVLDAIQVSRSKGYKTIEIGTGNSGVGQLALYQKCGFRIIGVDMDFFIKHYPEPIFENGIQCRDMIRLSQDL
- a CDS encoding histidine phosphatase family protein — protein: MITEKKVTLYFVRHGETQYNVEKRMQGFCDSPLTEKGISQAKSVGKGLSDINFKAAYSSDSQRVIDTAKYAIGERDIPLTIDKRLKEMNFGVLEALVEEEIPALYGNVLETLFSLDLDACAPEGETYAQLFARTENAIDEIVKMHASEGGNILIFSHGVTIGNYIVQITKSSEFAVHENCSVSVVRYMNGQPQIEIIADTSFREKGGQCLTNG
- a CDS encoding ABC transporter ATP-binding protein gives rise to the protein MFIIEDLIYKDILFIDRMEIPSNKITCLVGESGAGKSTLLKMLNIMLSPDEGEIYFKDKNLKVVDPILHRRKVVMLAQQPTIFEGTIRDNLNIGLNFSEKKLKEDDELNKALEIVHLNKGLNEDAYTLSGGEKQRLALARVYLMEPEVYLLDEPTAALDEDTESVVMDSFITQVKLKGQSVIMITHSQKIATKYGEKIITLEKRAGERG